From the Hemicordylus capensis ecotype Gifberg chromosome 1, rHemCap1.1.pri, whole genome shotgun sequence genome, the window CTTCCCATAGACACAGAGCATGACAAATCCAGGGATATAAAAAGAAACCATGGAGGCCACCACCCCTGAAGTTTTGTTGAAGAAGACAAAGCAGCCTCCCACACAATAGATGTATTTATAGAATGTCTCTTCTGCTCCAAACATGTTTAGCTCCAGAAAAACCATCCCAAAGCCAAACATGGCAGAGACTGTCCAGCTTATGAAAATCATTTTCAATATGACAGAAGTATTGATCTTTGATTTGTATCTCAGTGGATCACATACAGCATAGTAGCGGTCAATGGAGATAAATGAGAGATGGAAGATGGAAGCTGTGCTCAGCATGATATCCATACTGGTGTGGATTTTGCAGAAGGGTTCTCCAAAATACCAACAGTTCTCAACCGACCTCACCATGCTGTAAGGCATCACAAATAATCCCAGGAGGAAGTCCACCGTAGCCATTGAGAGGATGAGGAAATTGGTGGGTGTGTGAAGCTGTTTGAAATGTGATATTGAAATGATAACGGTCAGATTGCCAGCTACAGTAGCCAGGATCACACTCAGCATGAAGATGTACATGGAGATACGGATGCTCATTGACCAGGTGCTCTTGACACAGGAGCCATTTATGGAGTCACAGCACAATTGCATCCTTCCGAAGGATTCAGATTCATGCAAGCACATAATAGGCTCAGTCTGATGGGAGTTTCAGGAACTGAAATATTATAACAGGAATTGTTTAGTCTTTTGCCATCCAGCAGAAGATGAGCATCTGGTGAGAAAGGgaaaaaattaatatatatattaggGCTAAGACAAAATGGCACCTTCCCTACTTGGCAGAGCTATTGGCAGACTGTGAACTGGCTGTGAACCCAGTGATTGCTTCCATGGGGTTACTCTTAAGGGGGAGCTAAGGGTGAAGTGTACCCCCCATCTACCAGTAGCAACAATCATTCTCTGCTCCACAAGATGCTGGAGTAAGTACAGGAAGCAAGGCCCAGATTTTGTTTTATTCATCAACAATCATCACCACGACCATCATCATGAGGTCAGTGCTCAGTTACATTGGGCCCAGGGTGcctcctccccaaccccacaTCATCATGGCACCTCCTCTTCCAACACCCACCCTCAGAGCAAAAACTGCCACTGCTGTGTCCTTCAGCAGCTTCAGTGGTAGCTCCTTCTTCTTGTCACCCTCtgtgatggagagagggaggagatgcCATGATGATGTAGAGGCCTGGGATATGCTCCTATTGGCCAATGGAGTGTGCCGAGAGTGGTGCAAGTCTGTAAGCTGACT encodes:
- the TAAR1 gene encoding trace amine-associated receptor 1; the encoded protein is MQLCCDSINGSCVKSTWSMSIRISMYIFMLSVILATVAGNLTVIISISHFKQLHTPTNFLILSMATVDFLLGLFVMPYSMVRSVENCWYFGEPFCKIHTSMDIMLSTASIFHLSFISIDRYYAVCDPLRYKSKINTSVILKMIFISWTVSAMFGFGMVFLELNMFGAEETFYKYIYCVGGCFVFFNKTSGVVASMVSFYIPGFVMLCVYGKIYCIAKRQARSIKDAVKRTQIRIKMRQHISHSSERKASRTLGTVVGVFLICWFPFFFCTITDPFMKYTIPPIFIDAMVWFGYLNSTLNPMVYAYFYLWFRRALKMILLGKVFQQNSSRAQLFLD